A region from the Flavobacterium enshiense genome encodes:
- a CDS encoding cation:proton antiporter, whose translation MKKFKNSFFYIGIVGVTTAIMYWTIQNGKILEEGRNVVLPNNGKSQWEEFIISLTHNLTHPLAILLAQIVTIVFVARLFGAIFKKIGQPSVIGEILAGIALGPSLLGNYFPEFSNALFPVASLGNLQFLSQIGLILFMFVVGMELDLKVLQNKAKEAVIISHASIVIPFTLGLVLAYFIFQQFAPDGVEFISFALFTGIAMSITAFPVLARIVQERGLHKTRLGAMVITCAAADDITAWCILAAVIAIVKAGSFLSSLYIMALAIVYVLLMLKVVKPFLKRIGDLYENTETITKPVIAIFFLTLLISSYATEVIGIHALFGAFMAGVIMPESMRFRNIFIEKVEDVSQVMLLPLFFVFTGLRTQIGLLDDAYLWEVCGYIVLVAVVGKFVGSALTARFVGQSWKDSLTIGALMNTRGLMELVVLNIGYDLGVLKPEIFAMMVIMALATTFMTGPALDLIEYVFKSKTEIVPKEIIQNNKFKVLFSFHNAEEGRSLLRLANNFVKKNHNNSIVTAMHILPINELNPYNIDEYEEDSFKPILQASEELHQKVTTLFKSSIDTEGDLIEVSNQGDFDLVLMSLSQSIFEGTLLGKVLGFTTRIINPESLLNKFTGKEKLFENSPFDERTEHVLSRTDVPVGILVDKNFTDAKRVFVLLLEESDLFLMDYAKQLIHNVNSYVTVLDKAGNFKNNGELLDCIHKIEHKHPKHIKLATERKIEKALLDEQDLMIISVESWKKLLDSQSSWLNKTPSLLIIKK comes from the coding sequence ATGAAAAAATTTAAAAACAGCTTTTTTTATATCGGAATTGTTGGTGTAACAACCGCAATAATGTATTGGACGATTCAAAACGGGAAAATCCTGGAAGAAGGCCGAAATGTCGTCCTTCCCAATAACGGGAAAAGCCAGTGGGAAGAATTTATAATTTCACTTACACACAATCTAACCCATCCATTAGCCATATTATTAGCCCAAATTGTTACGATTGTTTTCGTGGCAAGATTGTTTGGTGCAATTTTCAAAAAAATAGGCCAGCCATCCGTAATTGGAGAAATCCTTGCCGGAATTGCGCTAGGGCCCTCATTGTTGGGAAATTATTTTCCTGAATTTTCTAATGCTTTATTTCCCGTCGCATCACTTGGAAATCTCCAGTTTTTAAGTCAGATTGGACTGATTCTCTTTATGTTCGTAGTTGGGATGGAGCTCGATTTGAAAGTGCTTCAGAACAAAGCGAAAGAGGCGGTAATTATTAGCCATGCCAGTATTGTAATCCCGTTTACGTTAGGACTTGTTTTGGCTTATTTTATATTCCAACAATTTGCTCCGGACGGTGTCGAGTTTATATCCTTTGCACTTTTTACAGGGATTGCCATGAGTATTACAGCTTTTCCGGTTTTAGCCCGAATAGTGCAGGAGCGTGGTTTGCATAAAACGCGACTTGGTGCTATGGTGATTACCTGTGCTGCTGCCGACGATATTACGGCTTGGTGTATTCTGGCTGCCGTTATTGCAATTGTTAAGGCAGGTTCGTTTTTAAGTTCGCTTTACATCATGGCACTTGCTATAGTATACGTTCTGCTAATGCTTAAAGTAGTAAAACCGTTTTTGAAACGAATAGGTGATTTGTATGAAAATACTGAAACTATTACAAAACCGGTAATAGCAATATTTTTCCTTACGTTGCTGATTTCATCGTATGCTACGGAAGTTATTGGTATTCATGCTTTGTTTGGAGCCTTTATGGCGGGTGTAATCATGCCGGAAAGTATGCGTTTTCGTAATATTTTTATCGAAAAAGTCGAAGATGTTTCGCAAGTTATGCTTTTACCGCTGTTCTTTGTATTCACTGGACTTCGTACACAAATCGGTTTGTTGGATGATGCCTATTTATGGGAAGTTTGCGGTTACATTGTCTTGGTAGCCGTTGTCGGAAAGTTTGTGGGAAGTGCATTGACAGCGAGGTTTGTAGGGCAAAGTTGGAAAGACAGTTTGACTATTGGTGCCTTGATGAATACCCGCGGTTTGATGGAACTCGTGGTTTTAAATATTGGGTATGATTTGGGTGTTTTAAAGCCGGAAATCTTTGCGATGATGGTGATTATGGCTTTAGCAACTACTTTTATGACGGGACCTGCTTTGGATTTGATTGAATATGTATTTAAATCGAAAACTGAAATCGTTCCGAAAGAAATCATTCAAAATAATAAATTTAAAGTCCTCTTTTCATTTCATAATGCAGAAGAGGGTAGGTCTTTACTTCGATTGGCTAACAACTTTGTCAAGAAAAACCATAACAACTCCATAGTTACCGCTATGCATATTTTACCGATCAATGAATTGAATCCGTATAATATTGATGAGTACGAAGAGGACAGTTTTAAACCTATTTTGCAGGCTTCGGAAGAATTGCATCAAAAAGTAACGACCTTATTCAAAAGTTCCATTGATACGGAAGGGGATTTAATTGAAGTATCTAATCAAGGTGATTTCGATTTGGTACTGATGAGCTTAAGTCAGTCCATTTTTGAAGGAACCCTATTAGGAAAAGTACTTGGATTTACAACGCGCATAATCAACCCGGAAAGTTTATTGAATAAGTTTACCGGAAAAGAAAAGTTATTCGAAAATTCGCCTTTTGATGAACGTACAGAGCACGTTTTGTCGCGTACTGATGTTCCTGTAGGAATATTGGTTGACAAGAATTTTACCGATGCTAAACGAGTTTTCGTATTGCTTTTGGAAGAATCAGATTTGTTTTTAATGGACTATGCTAAACAATTGATTCATAATGTAAATTCGTATGTGACTGTTTTGGATAAGGCCGGAAATTTTAAAAACAATGGTGAATTACTCGATTGTATCCATAAAATTGAGCACAAGCATCCAAAACACATTAAGCTGGCAACGGAAAGAAAAATTGAGAAGGCGCTTTTGGATGAACAGGATTTGATGATTATAAGTGTGGAAAGCTGGAAAAAGCTATTGGATTCCCAAAGTTCATGGTTGAATAAAACACCTTCTTTGCTGATAATAAAGAAATAA
- a CDS encoding alpha-ketoacid dehydrogenase subunit alpha/beta yields the protein MNQTATKEVLSFEDFKTEVLNDYKIATTSRECSLLGRREVLTGKAKFGIFGDGKEVPQLAMAKAFRNGDFRSGYYRDQTFMMAIGQMTIQQFFAGLYGHTDLAHDPMSAGRQMGGHFATHSLDENGNWKNLTQQKNSSADISPTAGQMPRLLGLAQASKIYRNVGGINQTNFSEKGNEVAWGTIGNASTSEGLFFETINAAGVLQVPMVMSVWDDEYGISVHARYQTTKENISEILKGFQRDENNKGYEIITVKGWDYPTLVETYQKASQIAREEHVPVLIHVLELTQPQGHSTSGSHERYKNADRLAWEAEFDCLAQMRNWLISNNLATAEEIEAIDTQAKKDVLEGKKAAWSAFVEPMKAEQQELVALLNSIAASSENKVFIEKQVNDLASIKEPIRKDIITTARKVLRLIVKENGKAQLSAWITAYIEKIQPKFSSHLFSQSDNNVFSTKEVLPKYDETSEEVDARLILRNNFDVIFDKHPETLIFGEDSGNIGDVNQGLEGMQEKYGEFRVSDAGIREATILGQGIGMAMRGLRPIAEIQYLDYLLYAIQIMSDDLATLQYRTAGRQKAPLIIRTRGHRLEGIWHSGSPMGMIINAIRGIHVLVPRNMTKAAGFYNTLLETDEPALLVECLNGYRLKEKMPTNLGEFKTPIGVVETIKQGSDITLVSYGSTLRLVEQAAKELLEVGIDAEIIDIQSLLPFDINHDIVKSLAKTNRLLVIDEDVPGGASAFILQQIVDEQKGYKYLDSNPETLASKAHRPAYGTDGDYFSKPSVEDIYEKVYDIMHEVNPVKYPSLY from the coding sequence ATGAACCAAACAGCCACTAAAGAAGTACTTTCATTTGAAGATTTCAAAACAGAAGTACTTAATGATTATAAAATTGCAACCACAAGCCGGGAATGTAGTTTATTAGGAAGACGTGAAGTTTTAACCGGTAAAGCAAAATTTGGAATTTTCGGTGACGGAAAAGAAGTACCGCAATTAGCCATGGCAAAAGCATTCCGTAATGGTGATTTCCGTTCGGGATACTATCGCGATCAGACTTTCATGATGGCGATCGGTCAAATGACGATCCAGCAGTTTTTTGCAGGTTTATACGGTCATACCGATTTGGCTCATGATCCAATGAGTGCCGGACGTCAGATGGGTGGTCACTTTGCAACCCATTCACTTGACGAAAACGGAAACTGGAAGAACCTTACACAACAGAAAAATTCAAGTGCCGACATCTCTCCTACAGCGGGACAAATGCCTCGTTTATTAGGTTTGGCTCAGGCTTCTAAAATATACAGAAATGTTGGTGGTATCAACCAAACGAATTTCTCCGAAAAAGGGAATGAAGTAGCATGGGGAACCATCGGAAATGCCTCTACCTCTGAAGGTTTGTTTTTTGAAACCATCAATGCAGCCGGAGTATTACAGGTACCAATGGTAATGAGTGTTTGGGATGACGAATACGGAATTTCGGTTCACGCAAGATACCAGACCACAAAAGAAAACATTTCAGAAATCTTAAAAGGTTTCCAACGCGATGAAAACAACAAAGGGTATGAAATCATAACCGTAAAAGGTTGGGATTATCCTACTTTGGTGGAAACCTACCAGAAAGCATCACAAATTGCACGCGAAGAACACGTTCCGGTTTTGATTCACGTTTTGGAATTAACTCAACCGCAAGGACACTCAACCTCAGGATCTCACGAACGATACAAAAATGCGGATCGTTTGGCTTGGGAAGCAGAATTTGACTGTTTAGCACAAATGCGAAATTGGTTAATCAGCAATAATTTGGCTACAGCCGAAGAAATAGAAGCGATTGACACTCAGGCTAAAAAAGACGTTCTTGAAGGCAAAAAAGCGGCATGGTCAGCATTTGTTGAACCAATGAAAGCAGAACAACAAGAGTTAGTTGCTTTATTGAATTCGATTGCTGCATCAAGTGAGAACAAAGTTTTCATCGAAAAACAGGTTAACGATTTGGCTTCCATTAAAGAGCCAATCCGAAAAGATATTATCACTACAGCCCGTAAAGTTTTACGTTTAATCGTAAAAGAAAACGGAAAAGCACAACTTTCGGCATGGATTACCGCTTATATCGAAAAAATCCAGCCGAAATTCAGTTCGCATTTATTCTCACAATCGGATAACAACGTATTCTCTACAAAAGAAGTTTTACCTAAATATGACGAAACTTCGGAAGAAGTTGATGCTCGTTTGATTTTGAGAAATAACTTCGATGTTATTTTCGACAAACATCCTGAAACTTTGATTTTCGGGGAAGATTCAGGAAATATTGGTGATGTTAACCAAGGTTTGGAAGGAATGCAGGAGAAATATGGCGAATTCCGTGTATCTGATGCTGGTATCCGCGAGGCTACTATTTTAGGTCAGGGAATCGGTATGGCGATGAGAGGTTTACGTCCTATCGCTGAAATTCAGTATTTGGATTACCTTTTGTATGCTATCCAGATTATGAGTGACGATTTAGCCACTTTACAATACAGAACTGCCGGTCGTCAAAAAGCACCGCTAATCATAAGAACGCGTGGTCACCGTTTGGAAGGAATCTGGCATTCAGGTTCACCAATGGGTATGATTATCAATGCAATCCGCGGTATTCACGTTTTGGTTCCAAGAAACATGACTAAAGCAGCTGGTTTCTATAATACTTTATTGGAAACTGACGAACCAGCTTTATTAGTGGAATGTTTGAATGGTTACCGTTTGAAAGAAAAAATGCCAACGAACTTAGGTGAATTCAAAACACCTATCGGAGTTGTGGAAACCATTAAACAAGGAAGTGATATCACTTTAGTTTCATACGGCTCTACATTGCGTTTGGTTGAACAGGCAGCAAAAGAATTACTTGAAGTTGGTATTGATGCTGAAATCATCGACATTCAATCGTTGCTTCCGTTCGATATTAATCATGACATCGTAAAATCGCTTGCTAAAACAAACCGTTTATTGGTAATCGACGAGGATGTCCCTGGTGGAGCTTCTGCTTTCATTTTACAGCAGATTGTAGACGAACAAAAAGGATATAAATATTTAGACAGTAATCCTGAAACATTAGCTTCTAAAGCACACCGTCCTGCGTATGGTACTGACGGGGATTATTTCTCTAAACCTTCAGTTGAAGATATTTATGAGAAAGTATATGATATCATGCATGAGGTTAATCCGGTAAAATACCCAAGTTTATATTAA